A genomic region of Persephonella marina EX-H1 contains the following coding sequences:
- a CDS encoding nitrate reductase, which produces MSEILAKAQCPYCGVGCGLEIFKDRKGRTKIRGDKKHPATSGDLCLKPVPYPKVMDIGRVPSPLYRENKKEQFREISWEEAFDIISEKLTHNKPDENYFYISGQLTTEDSYVINKFVKGFIRTNNIDANSRLCMASAVMGYKLSFGSDGVPGSYEDIDDSDAFVFAGSNAAWTHPVLFKRVLKRKKEYPETRIIVIDPVKTATADKADIWIDIKPGTDTVLFNSVLYLLNKKGWLDYGFIKEHTENFEDAIDEAERYPPDIAAQICGIKESHIYKLAEIYAFSKKLISFWTMGLNQSSNGTMKNISLINLHLATGRINEKGCPFSLTGQPNAMGGREVGYLVNGLPGYRDVRNKEDRDFMERFWKIHEGSIKEKPGVTAVEAVERMIDGDIKLFWIVCTNPAVTMPNLNKFWKALRNTFVIVQDAYLTDSVDYANLVLPATQWGEKEGVMTGSDRTITYNGIFRDPPPQCKHDWEIFCEVAKRLGWEEHFSYKSSKEIFDEYKKTTKGRLCDISDFSYEDLPKRWGERWLYRDKKFPTPSGKAKFNRAVFKEPEDRVKYPYSFILTTGRTKKQWHTMTRTGKSLELLRDEAEPYILINEKDAFELGIVDNDYINVRSKRGQIYIKTKVGSIRRGVLFAPFGYGKIYHFPTNILVSDAVDPISKEPELKFSSVYMKARKKRIYRLSDDTYQKVKNSFKAVERFLDDALETGFHSIKDKLGMDSESVKLLTMKTGELIRLFILNPTDWEKAMVLNEEIASIYISLNFQPEYQRSLTESFSKSMERIFDLDKDELIAWEYTYEFLFHGIFEIVKRYYEDRELRKQD; this is translated from the coding sequence ATGAGTGAGATTCTCGCAAAAGCCCAGTGCCCTTACTGTGGGGTAGGATGTGGTCTGGAGATCTTTAAAGACAGAAAAGGAAGAACAAAGATAAGAGGTGATAAAAAACATCCTGCAACATCAGGTGACCTCTGTCTAAAGCCTGTACCATATCCCAAGGTTATGGATATTGGACGTGTTCCATCCCCACTTTACAGGGAGAATAAAAAAGAACAGTTCAGAGAGATAAGCTGGGAGGAGGCATTTGATATAATCTCTGAAAAACTGACCCATAATAAACCAGATGAAAACTACTTCTATATATCAGGCCAGCTAACAACAGAGGACAGCTACGTTATAAACAAATTTGTTAAAGGGTTTATAAGAACAAACAATATAGATGCAAACTCAAGGCTGTGTATGGCATCAGCTGTTATGGGATACAAACTCTCTTTTGGCTCTGATGGTGTACCTGGAAGTTATGAGGATATTGATGATTCAGATGCCTTTGTATTCGCAGGATCTAACGCAGCATGGACACATCCTGTACTCTTTAAAAGGGTTCTGAAGAGAAAGAAAGAGTATCCTGAAACCAGAATAATAGTTATAGACCCTGTTAAAACAGCAACAGCAGATAAAGCTGATATATGGATTGATATAAAACCTGGAACAGATACGGTACTTTTTAACAGTGTTCTGTACTTACTTAACAAAAAAGGATGGCTTGATTACGGATTTATAAAAGAACATACTGAAAACTTTGAAGATGCTATAGATGAAGCAGAGAGATACCCTCCTGATATAGCAGCTCAGATATGTGGTATAAAAGAGAGTCATATATATAAACTGGCAGAGATCTATGCTTTCAGTAAGAAACTGATCTCTTTCTGGACTATGGGGTTGAACCAGTCTTCAAATGGAACGATGAAAAATATCTCCCTGATAAACCTTCATCTTGCCACAGGCAGAATTAATGAGAAAGGCTGTCCGTTCTCACTTACAGGTCAGCCAAACGCCATGGGTGGAAGGGAGGTTGGCTATCTTGTTAACGGACTTCCAGGATACAGGGATGTGAGAAATAAAGAGGACAGGGATTTTATGGAGAGATTCTGGAAGATTCATGAAGGATCTATAAAAGAAAAACCTGGAGTAACCGCTGTTGAAGCTGTTGAAAGAATGATAGATGGTGATATAAAGCTCTTCTGGATTGTCTGTACAAATCCTGCCGTTACCATGCCTAACCTTAATAAATTCTGGAAAGCTTTAAGAAATACATTTGTGATAGTTCAGGATGCCTATCTGACTGACTCTGTTGATTATGCAAATTTAGTCCTTCCTGCAACACAGTGGGGTGAGAAAGAAGGTGTGATGACAGGTTCTGACAGAACCATAACATACAACGGCATATTCAGAGATCCTCCACCACAGTGTAAGCACGACTGGGAGATATTCTGTGAGGTAGCAAAAAGATTAGGCTGGGAAGAACATTTCAGTTATAAAAGCTCAAAGGAAATATTTGACGAGTATAAAAAGACAACAAAAGGCAGGCTGTGTGATATCTCTGATTTCAGTTATGAAGACCTTCCAAAGAGATGGGGTGAAAGATGGCTATACAGGGACAAAAAGTTTCCAACCCCATCCGGAAAGGCAAAGTTCAACAGAGCTGTTTTTAAAGAACCTGAAGACAGGGTAAAGTATCCATACTCTTTTATCCTGACTACAGGAAGAACAAAAAAGCAGTGGCACACAATGACCAGAACAGGAAAATCCCTTGAACTGCTCAGAGACGAGGCCGAGCCTTACATACTGATAAATGAGAAGGATGCTTTTGAACTTGGTATTGTAGACAATGACTACATAAATGTAAGATCAAAGAGGGGACAGATCTATATAAAAACAAAGGTTGGAAGTATCAGAAGGGGTGTTCTTTTTGCACCCTTTGGATACGGAAAGATCTACCATTTCCCTACAAACATCCTTGTTTCAGATGCTGTAGACCCTATCTCAAAGGAACCTGAACTTAAGTTCAGCTCCGTTTATATGAAGGCAAGGAAGAAAAGGATATACAGACTTTCAGATGATACATACCAGAAGGTAAAGAACAGCTTTAAAGCCGTTGAAAGATTCCTGGATGATGCTTTAGAAACAGGATTTCACAGTATAAAAGATAAACTTGGTATGGACAGCGAAAGTGTTAAACTTTTAACAATGAAAACAGGAGAGCTAATAAGACTTTTCATACTCAATCCTACAGACTGGGAAAAAGCTATGGTTTTAAATGAAGAGATAGCATCTATTTATATCTCACTAAACTTCCAGCCTGAATACCAGAGATCCCTGACTGAAAGCTTTTCAAAAAGTATGGAAAGGATATTTGATCTTGATAAAGATGAGCTTATAGCATGGGAATACACCTACGAGTTTTTATTCCACGGTATATTTGAGATAGTTAAGAGATACTACGAGGATAGGGAGCTAAGAAAGCAGGATTAA
- a CDS encoding gamma-glutamylcyclotransferase family protein, translating into MTDHLFVYGTLKRGYRLHHYLKNSRFVSEGFVKGYRMYLVSWYPAVVKGDGIVYGEVYKIDERTLKIIDRVEDEGSLYVREIENVETEKGIIPCYIYIYRGKVEGLKEIKSGRF; encoded by the coding sequence ATGACAGACCACCTTTTCGTTTATGGAACGTTAAAAAGGGGCTACAGACTTCATCACTATCTAAAGAATTCCAGATTCGTATCTGAAGGTTTTGTAAAAGGATACAGGATGTATCTCGTTTCATGGTATCCGGCTGTTGTGAAAGGTGATGGTATCGTTTATGGTGAGGTTTATAAGATAGATGAAAGAACTCTTAAGATTATAGACAGGGTTGAGGATGAAGGGAGTCTATATGTAAGGGAGATTGAAAATGTTGAGACAGAAAAAGGGATAATACCGTGTTATATCTATATTTACAGGGGAAAAGTGGAAGGGCTAAAAGAGATAAAGTCAGGCAGATTTTAA
- a CDS encoding tetratricopeptide repeat protein — protein MRGIISILLILSVFSYALDYEKIKDAYYRSYQYEKVGDFENAVKSIMIVYKEYPEGYTVNLRLGWLYYLNKNYANSIYHYEKALKVIPSSVEAKLGYTLPLLAQGKYTDVEKICYQILNTDFYNYYGNLRLSFVLRMQKKYDMAVKVINKMLSLYPTDINFLTELALVRFYQGDKKQAEYLFKDILILDPENVTAKEYLKKLR, from the coding sequence ATGAGAGGAATCATATCTATCTTACTTATACTTTCTGTTTTTTCTTACGCTTTAGATTATGAAAAGATAAAAGATGCCTACTACAGATCCTACCAGTATGAAAAGGTTGGGGATTTTGAGAATGCTGTAAAATCAATCATGATCGTGTATAAAGAGTATCCTGAAGGTTACACTGTAAATCTCAGACTTGGATGGCTTTATTACCTTAATAAGAATTACGCAAACTCCATATACCATTATGAGAAGGCTTTAAAGGTCATCCCGTCATCTGTTGAAGCGAAACTGGGGTACACGCTCCCCCTTTTAGCCCAGGGGAAGTATACAGATGTTGAGAAGATATGCTACCAGATACTTAACACAGATTTTTATAACTATTATGGAAATCTAAGACTGTCCTTTGTCTTAAGGATGCAGAAAAAGTATGATATGGCTGTAAAGGTTATAAATAAGATGCTCTCTTTATATCCTACAGATATTAATTTTCTAACTGAGCTTGCTCTTGTAAGGTTTTATCAGGGGGATAAAAAACAGGCTGAGTATCTTTTTAAGGATATACTCATACTTGATCCTGAAAATGTAACAGCAAAGGAGTACCTGAAAAAATTAAGATGA
- a CDS encoding urea transporter, which translates to MRVKIKEDIKAIFNSYSEIFFFENYLAGSVLFFLTFLNPNIGVAGIIALFSAYIFARFLKMEKEFLSSGFYTYNPLLVGLSIGYLFKITPLTVFFIAASGILTFVFSVMLFSLFSYYLRLPILSIPFVVISSTIYLAVSNYSNLFVSSLYPHINFSFLENYIPVWVSGYFKSLGTILFLPDILAGFIFSLVIFYISRILFFLSVIGYYSGTFASGILTGSLYQAFSDISHFNFILISMALGGIFLIPSIRSYFVALTGVITSTIVLSAIKTFWALYGIPAFTLPFNIITLTFIYVLGIVGFPFVARIIRKTPEETLDFYLTNLKRYKGSERTLHLPFSGRWTVYQGFNGRWTHKGGWRYAYDFVITDEEGKTYRNEGLELEDYYAFRKPVLSPVRGRVVKVINDLPDNPIGQVDRENSWGNLVIIHDPRGFYVEISHLSYRSVKVKEGDWVEVGSYIGLCGNSGYSPQPHIHIQVQLSDSVGGYTVPFSFVNFISDGRFYSNDLPDEGSVVEPVFPDKTLELKFSFVLDNSFEYKVLKKGKEEERLKITVKMSPDGTFYFDSGKGKLYFGKYEGTFYFFRLDGDDEYLKLLFEALPKIPLFYRQGIRWEDHIPLKIVTGKLKNSVILFISSFKHDFADVKYTGEFLDIRKIKGSVRSSILNMRKDFYVELDEFLGIKSVRTDDIELELVKTEYK; encoded by the coding sequence TATCGGTGTAGCAGGTATAATAGCACTTTTCTCAGCTTACATATTTGCAAGATTTCTTAAGATGGAAAAGGAGTTTTTATCATCAGGATTTTATACCTATAATCCTCTCCTTGTTGGACTGTCCATCGGGTATCTTTTCAAGATAACACCTCTTACAGTGTTCTTTATAGCTGCTTCAGGGATCTTGACTTTCGTTTTTTCTGTTATGCTTTTCAGCCTTTTCTCATACTATCTCAGGCTACCAATACTCAGTATACCTTTTGTTGTTATAAGCTCAACAATATACCTTGCTGTTTCAAACTACTCAAACCTATTTGTAAGCTCCCTTTATCCACACATAAATTTTTCCTTTCTTGAAAACTATATTCCTGTATGGGTGTCAGGTTATTTTAAATCCCTTGGGACGATACTTTTCTTACCTGACATACTTGCAGGTTTTATCTTCTCCCTTGTGATCTTCTATATCTCAAGGATACTCTTTTTCCTGTCAGTTATCGGTTACTACAGCGGAACTTTTGCCTCAGGTATCTTGACAGGCTCTCTCTACCAGGCGTTTTCAGATATAAGCCATTTTAATTTTATACTGATATCAATGGCACTTGGAGGTATATTTCTTATACCATCTATAAGGTCCTACTTTGTTGCTTTAACAGGTGTTATAACCTCAACCATTGTTCTTTCAGCTATAAAAACCTTCTGGGCATTGTACGGCATACCGGCATTTACACTTCCTTTTAATATTATCACCTTAACATTCATATATGTTTTAGGTATCGTTGGGTTCCCTTTTGTTGCAAGGATAATAAGGAAAACACCTGAAGAGACACTTGATTTTTACCTTACCAACCTTAAGAGATATAAAGGGTCTGAAAGAACTCTACACCTGCCTTTCTCAGGCAGATGGACTGTGTATCAGGGTTTTAATGGAAGATGGACGCATAAAGGTGGATGGAGGTATGCTTACGATTTTGTTATAACAGATGAGGAAGGGAAGACCTACAGGAATGAAGGTCTTGAACTTGAGGATTACTATGCATTCAGAAAACCTGTTTTATCCCCTGTTAGAGGAAGGGTTGTAAAGGTCATAAATGATCTTCCTGATAATCCTATAGGTCAGGTGGACAGGGAGAACAGCTGGGGAAATCTTGTTATTATCCACGATCCGAGAGGTTTTTATGTTGAGATATCCCATCTCTCATACAGATCAGTAAAGGTAAAGGAGGGGGACTGGGTTGAGGTTGGAAGTTATATAGGACTGTGTGGAAATTCAGGTTACTCCCCACAGCCACATATTCATATTCAGGTACAGCTGTCTGACAGTGTGGGAGGATATACAGTTCCCTTCAGTTTTGTTAATTTCATATCTGATGGAAGATTTTACTCAAACGATCTTCCTGATGAGGGAAGCGTTGTGGAGCCTGTATTCCCAGATAAAACTCTTGAACTTAAGTTCTCATTCGTCCTTGATAACTCCTTTGAGTATAAGGTTTTAAAAAAGGGAAAAGAGGAAGAAAGGCTTAAGATCACTGTAAAGATGTCCCCTGACGGAACTTTTTATTTTGATTCAGGTAAGGGAAAGCTTTACTTTGGAAAGTATGAGGGAACATTTTACTTTTTCAGGCTTGATGGTGATGATGAATACCTTAAACTGCTCTTTGAAGCTTTACCTAAGATACCTCTGTTCTACAGGCAGGGTATCAGATGGGAAGACCATATACCTTTAAAGATAGTAACAGGAAAGCTTAAAAATTCAGTCATACTTTTTATAAGCTCTTTTAAACATGATTTTGCAGATGTAAAATATACAGGGGAGTTTCTTGATATTAGAAAGATAAAAGGGTCTGTAAGATCAAGCATACTTAATATGAGGAAAGATTTTTATGTTGAGTTAGACGAATTTTTGGGTATAAAAAGTGTCAGAACGGATGATATAGAGTTAGAACTTGTAAAAACAGAGTACAAGTAG